TGGCCAGGTCGTTCTCTTCGTACTCATTGACGATAATAGAGGCAGACAGGGGGTTTTCCGGATTCAGACGCATATCCAGAGGCTCGTCTTTGCGAAAGGTAAACCCTCTTCCGCTTTCCTCATAGTGAAACATGCTGATTCCCAGGTCTATCAGTATTCTGTCGGGCCGGGGCAATCCGAGATAATCCTTAAAATATTGATCAAAATATGTATTTTCAAAGCTAACCCTGTCACCATAGGATGCCAGGCGTTCTTTTGCTTTTTTCTGAATCTCTGGATCGGCATCTAATCCGACGACATTCAGATCGGGAAAACGGGAAAGAAACTCTAAAGAGTGCCCCCCCTCGCCCATGGTGCAGTCCACCAGGAGCTGCCCCGGCTTGTCAGGAGCCAGCAAGGAACAGACCTCTTCTTTCATGATTGAAAAATGTACAAATTTCTGTTCTTCCATTTACAGCCCCAGGTCTCCCATTCCGGAAAGATTATTCCAACCGTCTTTAACTGACTGGGAACAGGCTTCTTCGTACTCTTCGTACACCCGCTCATCCCAGATCTCAATATGATCGTCCATGCCGATGAGAGAACAATCCCTGTTCAGACCGACAGATTTCATCAGTGAAGGCAACAACTTGATTCTTCCGCTCTTGTCGAGGGCAATCTCTTCGGCAGGAGCAATAAGCCTCCGGTAGATCATTTGGTACTGATCATTAAAAAGGGACTGTTTCGCACTCAGACCTTCAACAAGACGTGTCCAGTGATCTACAGGAAAGAGCCAGAGGCAGCGGTCAACACTCTTGGTCAACACCAGAGAATCCAATGGAACCTGACTCCTCAACCTGGCAGGAAGCATCATTCTTCCTTTTTCATCAAGAGTTGTACTGAACTGTCCTCTAATTCCCTTAATTTCCACTTTATTCTACTTTTCCCCACTTTTTTCCACTTAATTCCATAATATGCATGGAAATTTGGATTGTCAACAGAGATTGAGAAAGCGAATTCCCTAATTATCAAATAGACAGAAGAATACCCTACGTATGTTAAGTATCCTGGGCAAAAAAATACCCCGGATCTAAATTCCGGGGTAAATTTCGGGTTTTCACCACTATAAAGAAAAACGCTGATATATTTATTCAGATCTTTTTTTTGGTGAATATCTATTCTTTATTATCAATAGTCTTTTCTGAAAACTCTGTAATCCAGGAAGGGAAAGATATTATCCTTTTTCTCCAGCCTTGTGAGCCATTCCGTCTTGATTGTATTCCTGGACAGAGAATCATAGATATAATTAAAATTGTGAATATGCTCCTTGATTCTCTTTCTTGCATAGGGAACCGTTGTCCCGGCCTTCATGATAAACGGCCAGTCTGAAGCCTGAGACAGAAGCACTTCACGGGCGGCCTGATTCAGAGTTCTTTCTTTCAATCCCTTTTCATCAGGAAATCTATTGACCAGTTCCTGCATGCGTTCTATCAGTTTATGAGTATGCCGGTAGATCCAGTC
This Oceanispirochaeta sp. DNA region includes the following protein-coding sequences:
- the mraZ gene encoding division/cell wall cluster transcriptional repressor MraZ is translated as MEIKGIRGQFSTTLDEKGRMMLPARLRSQVPLDSLVLTKSVDRCLWLFPVDHWTRLVEGLSAKQSLFNDQYQMIYRRLIAPAEEIALDKSGRIKLLPSLMKSVGLNRDCSLIGMDDHIEIWDERVYEEYEEACSQSVKDGWNNLSGMGDLGL